GATCGAAGCGAAACGGCCGGCAGGACGCACGAGGAATCGCCGGAATGAATCCCTGCTTCCTCGATGTGTTCCATGATCCCGCCAATCAGCACATCTTCGCCGTCGCAAAGCGCATCCACGTCCACCTCGATCGCGTTTTCGAGGAACTGATCAATCAAAATCGGCCGGGCGCTCGAAGCGAGGCCGGCGGAGCGACCCAGCTCCGCGGCCATCTTCGCGTAAGCTTCCACCGTCGCCAGATCATAGGCGATCACCATGGCCCGGCCGCCAAGCACGTAGCTGGGCCGGACCAGGACGGGCAGGCCAATGTCTTTCGCCAACCGTGAAGCCTCTTCCGGTGTTGTCGCCGTTCCGTTTTTCGGCTGGGGAATGCCCGCCTGCTCGAGCAGCCGGCCGAATCGCCGGCGATCCTCGGCAAGGTCAATTGATTCCGGCGTTGTCCCGATGATGGGCACGCCGGCTCGCTTGAGGTCGAGCGCGAGGTTCAGCGGAGTCTGCCCGCCGAACTGGACAATCACGCCTTGAGGCTTTTCCCGATCGAAAACCGCCATCACGTCTTCAAACGTGAGCGGCTCAAAGTAGAGACGGTCGGAGGTGTCGTAGTCGGTCGAAACGGTTTCGGGGTTGCAGTTCACCATGACCGTTTCGTAGCCGTCTTCCTTGAGCGCGAAGGCGGCGTGGCAGCAGCAGTAGTCGAATTCAATTCCCTGGCCGATGCGGTTGGGGCCGCTACCCAGAATCATGATTTTCTCGCGCTTCGTCGGCGCCGATTCGTCCTCGTCCTCGTAAGTCGAGTACAGGTACGGCGTGGTTGACTCAAATTCGGCGGCGCACGTGTCCACTCGCTTGAACACCGCTTCGATACCGTGCTTCTTGCGCAGCTCGCGGATGGCCTGAGGGGTCTTGCGCCACGCCTGCGCCAGGAATTCGTCGGAGATGCCGGCGCGCTTGGCTTCGCGCAGGAGTTCCGCCTCACACTCCTTCGGGCCCCTCCGAGCGACACGCTTCTCCAACGCAACGATCTGGCTGAGCTGGTCGAGAAACCAGGGATCAATCCCGGTCAGCTTCTGCACCCGAGAAATATCCCACCCGCGTTCGAGAGCCAGATGCAACCAATGAATCCGGTCAGGGCGCGCCACCGTGAGATGGTCCTGGATGGAACGCTCGTCCGTCTTCGCCGGCTGCCAGCGGCTTCCCGCTTCGAGCGAACGCAGCCCCTTGAGCAGCGCTTCCTTGAACGTCCGGCCCATCGCCATCACTTCCCCCACCGACTGCATCTCGGTGCCCAGGGTATCGTCGGCGCCCGGAAATTTCTCAAATTGCCACTTTGGGATTTTCACCACCACATAGTCAATCGTCGGCTCAAAACAGGAAGGGGTCTTTCGGGTGATATCGTTCGGAATTTCGTCGAGCGTGAGCCCGACCGCAAGCTTGGCGGCAATCTTGGCGATGGGGAACCCGGTGGCCTTGCTGGCCAGCGCCGAGCTGCGCGATACCCGCGGGTTCATCTCGATGACGACCATGCGGCCGGTCTCCGGCTGCACGGCAAACTGGATGTTCGACCCGCCTGTCTCGACGCCCACCTCGCGGATGATGCGCGCCGCGGCATCGCGCATCATCTGGTATTCCTTGTCGGTGAGCGTCTGCGCCGGCGCCACCGTGATCGAGTCGCCCGTGTGGATGCCC
The sequence above is a segment of the Candidatus Acidiferrales bacterium genome. Coding sequences within it:
- the carB gene encoding carbamoyl-phosphate synthase large subunit; this encodes MPKRTDIHKILIIGSGPIIIGQACEFDYSGTQACKALRAEGYEVVLVNSNPATIMTDPEFADRTYIEPLTKEYLEPIIAREGVDALLPTVGGQTGLNLAVELAESGILDKFGVKLIGASLRAIKVAEDRLWFKDACRKVGLDVPESSLVTNVSDALRVADDLGYPVVIRPSFTLGGTGGSIAFNREEFAEAIARALDASPVHEALIEESVLGWKEFELEVMRDFRDNFVVICSIENFDPMGIHTGDSITVAPAQTLTDKEYQMMRDAAARIIREVGVETGGSNIQFAVQPETGRMVVIEMNPRVSRSSALASKATGFPIAKIAAKLAVGLTLDEIPNDITRKTPSCFEPTIDYVVVKIPKWQFEKFPGADDTLGTEMQSVGEVMAMGRTFKEALLKGLRSLEAGSRWQPAKTDERSIQDHLTVARPDRIHWLHLALERGWDISRVQKLTGIDPWFLDQLSQIVALEKRVARRGPKECEAELLREAKRAGISDEFLAQAWRKTPQAIRELRKKHGIEAVFKRVDTCAAEFESTTPYLYSTYEDEDESAPTKREKIMILGSGPNRIGQGIEFDYCCCHAAFALKEDGYETVMVNCNPETVSTDYDTSDRLYFEPLTFEDVMAVFDREKPQGVIVQFGGQTPLNLALDLKRAGVPIIGTTPESIDLAEDRRRFGRLLEQAGIPQPKNGTATTPEEASRLAKDIGLPVLVRPSYVLGGRAMVIAYDLATVEAYAKMAAELGRSAGLASSARPILIDQFLENAIEVDVDALCDGEDVLIGGIMEHIEEAGIHSGDSSCVLPAVSLRSEQLAALRGYTVQLAGALEVVGLMNVQYAIQNGKVFVLEVNPRASRTVPFVSKATGYPLAKIAARLMTGRKLKDLGLPGGELPTKEYYAVKSPVFPFAKFRGVDTILGPEMRSTGEVMGIATRFGAAFAKAQLSAGQKLPLPAGNGGAVFLSVNDAAKPAAVEIARNLAQMGFRVVATRGTAAELERAGLPVEVVFKVNEGRPNVVDWIRSGQICLIINTPLGSESFFDEKAIRRAAVRHTVPCITTISAARAAVAGIAAMEKAELEVSSLQELHARAGLASRATAASPDS